A genomic segment from Glycine soja cultivar W05 chromosome 18, ASM419377v2, whole genome shotgun sequence encodes:
- the LOC114394763 gene encoding proteasome subunit beta type-1, with product MTKQQANWSPYDNNGGSCVAIAGADYCVIAADTRMSTGYNILTRDYSKISQLAEKCVMASSGFQADVKALQKVLSARHLIYQHQHNKQMSCPAMAQLLSNTLYYKRFFPYYAFNVLGGLDNEGKGCVFTYDAVGSYERVGYSSQGSGSTLIMPFLDNQLKSPSPLLLPAQDAVTPLSEAEAVDLVKTVFASATERDIYTGDKVEIVVLNASGIRREYMDLRKD from the exons ATGACTAAGCAACAAGCTAATTGGTCTCCATACGATAACAACGGAGG ATCATGTGTTGCAATTGCTGGAGCAGATTACTGCGTCATCGCCGCGGATACGAGGATGTCCACCGGTTACAATATCCTCACTCGCGATTACTCCAAAATCTCCCAACT GGCGGAGAAGTGTGTTATGGCTTCTTCTGGTTTTCAAGCTGATGTCAAAGCTTTGCAGAAGGTTTTGTCTGCTAGGCATTTG ATTTATCAGCATCAACACAACAAACAAATGAGCTGCCCTGCGATGGCTCAGTTGCTCTCAAACACTCTTTATTACAAACGCTTCTTTCCTTATTATGCTTTCAATGTTTTGGGTGGCCTTGACAATGAAG GAAAGGGATGTGTCTTCACATATGATGCTGTTGGTTCCTATGAGAGGGTTGGATATAGCTCTCAGGGTTCTGGATCCACACTTATTATGCCATTTCTTGATAACCAGCTGAAGTCTCCTAGCCCACTCCTGTTACCTGCGCAG GATGCTGTTACTCCATTGTCTGAAGCAGAAGCAGTTGATCTGGTCAAAACTGTTTTTGCATCTGCAACTGAGAGAGATATATACACT GGAGATAAGGTTGAAATCGTCGTCCTAAATGCCAGTGGTATTCGTCGTGAATACATGGACCTAAGGAAAGATTAA